From the Fulvia fulva chromosome 2, complete sequence genome, one window contains:
- a CDS encoding Endoribonuclease ysh1 translates to MATKRSHDKMNAKDEEDEPVDPSDELMFLALGGGNEVGRSCHVVQYKGKTVMLDAGIHPSYEGLGALPFYDEFDLSTVDLLLITHFHQDHSASLPYVLAKTDFNGKVYMTHPTKAIYKWTTQDAVRVHNTHTPASSTSGTDGYVSQLYTEQDILSTLPMIQTISFNTTHSHNGIRFTPYPAGHVLGACMYHIEIAGLNILFTGDYSRETDRHLIPATIPRNVRIDCLITESTFGISTREPRQERENQLMKSVTNILNRGGRVLMPTTAVGNTQELLLILEDYWQRHEEYRRFPIYYASGLARKVMVVYQTYVDNMNDRIKAKFQASAAAAGGGGTAGPWDFQFVRALKGVDRFEDVGGSVVLASPGMLQNGPSRALLERWAPDPKNGVVITGYSVEGTMAKQIMLEPDSIAAVTNRTANMSLGKRAGAEEQQMIPRRCTVQEFNFAVHVDGQENRDFIEETGAPVVILVHGEKHNMGRLKSRLLSLKKMKVYSPANCEEVRIPFRQDKIARVVGRLASQIQPPTLPPSPPDSNEDEEGGSDSKRTKAEESQDQGQIVSGVLVQNDFKLSLMAAEDLKEYAGLTTTTLVCRQRINLASASVDLIKWALEGTFGTIGITTPENANGTSSTEAADEEIPRNDITRLDIMGGAVHINYKPGGELELEWEGNATNDSIADAVMAVLLTVETSPAAVKQSSQLHDHSHHDEKSNGIQKKNPHANLTLEEKLNRLFMFLEAQFGEEAITPIEKPKLAESATTNGETAEAEMDEIAKEKQEAQEVARLHAAGVPVPGLEIRVDQHRAKVWLEKLEVECANSALKARIKAVVERAVEVVAPVWQ, encoded by the exons ATGGCTACAAAGCGGTCGCACGACAAGATGAACGCGAAAGACGAGGAAGATGAGCCCGTCGACCCCTCGGACGAGCTCATGTTCTTGGCGCTGGGCGGAGGCAACGAAGTAGGAAGATCATGCCATGTTGTCCAGTACAAAGGCAAGACGGTGATGCTGGATGCCGGCATACACCCATCATACGAAGGCCTGGGCGCTCTCCCTTTCTACGACGAGTTTGACCTGAGTACGGTCGATCTCCTTTTGATTACACA TTTTCATCAGGACCACTCGGCATCACTGCCATATGTGCTCGCCAAAACGGACTTCAATGGCAAGGTCTACATGACCCATCCGACCAAAGCCATTTACAAATGGACAACACAAGATGCCGTCCGCGTCCACAATACGCACACTCCTGCTTCGTCCACCTCTGGAACGGACGGCTATGTCAGTCAGCTTTACACCGAGCAAGATATTCTGTCAACTCTGCCCATGATCCAGACCATCAGCTTCAACACAACCCATTCACACAACGGCATTCGCTTCACACCATATCCTGCCGGTCATGTGCTCGGCGCATGCATGTACCATATCGAGATCGCGGGTCTCAACATCCTGTTCACTGGAGACTACAGCCGCGAGACTGATCGCCATCTCATCCCTGCCACAATCCCCAGGAACGTCAGGATAGACTGCCTTATCACGGAATCAACGTTCGGAATTAGTACCCGAGAGCCCAGGCAGGAACGCGAGAATCAGCTTATGAAGTCGGTCACAAACATCCTGAACCGTGGTGGCAGAGTACTCATGCCAACCACTGCTGTGGGAAACACACAAGAGCTTCTCCTGATCCTCGAAGACTATTGGCAACGCCACGAAGAGTATCGACGGTTCCCAATTTACTACGCTTCCGGTCTCGCCAGGAAGGTAATGGTAGTGTATCAGACATACGTTGACAACATGAACGATCGGATCAAGGCAAAGTTTCAAGCAAGCGCAGCAGCTGCTGGAGGTGGCGGCACCGCCGGACCATGGGACTTTCAATTCGTACGAGCGCTGAAAGGCGTCGATAGGTTCGAGGATGTTGGAGGTAGCGTCGTGCTAGCCAGCCCCGGTATGTTGCAGAATGGACCGAGTCGAGCGTTGCTCGAGCGTTGGGCGCCGGATCCGAAGAATGGTGTTGTGATCACTGGCTACAGTGTGGAAGGTACCATGGCGAAGCAAATCATGCTTGAGCCGGACAGTATTGCAGCAGTCACCAACCGGACTGCAAACATGTCGTTGGGTAAGCGAGCAGGAGCTGAAGAACAGCAGATGATCCCGAGACGATGCACCGTGCAAGAGTTCAACTTCGCCGTGCATGTCGACGGACAGGAAAACAGAGACTTCATCGAGGAGACTGGAGCGCCAGTAGTGATCCTCGTTCACGGCGAGAAACATAACATGGGGCGTTTGAAGAGCAGGCTGCTCAGTCTGAAGAAAATGAAGGTCTACTCGCCAGCCAACTGCGAAGAAGTTCGCATTCCCTTCCGCCAGGACAAGATTGCAAGAGTGGTGGGACGACTGGCTAGTCAAATCCAGCCGCCAACCCTACCGCCAAGCCCCCCAGACTCTAACGAGGACGAGGAAGGAGGAAGCGACAGCAAGAGGACGAAGGCAGAAGAATCGCAAGACCAAGGTCAGATTGTGAGCGGCGTGCTTGTGCAGAATGACTTCAAGCTGTCCCTCATGGCGGCAGAAGACCTCAAGGAGTACGCTGGCTTGACCACGACCACTCTCGTCTGCCGGCAACGCATCAATCTCGCCTCCGCAAGTGTGGACTTGATAAAATGGGCGTTGGAAGGCACGTTTGGCACTATCGGCATCACTACACCTGAGAATGCCAACGGCACCTCTAGCACAGAAGCAGCCGATGAGGAGATCCCTCGGAACGATATCACTCGACTCGACATCATGGGCGGCGCAGTACACATCAACTATAAACCCGGTGGCGAGCTCGAGCTCGAATGGGAGGGCAATGCAACGAACGATAGCATAGCCGATGCCGTCATGGCCGTGCTCCTCACCGTCGAGACGTCTCCCGCTGCCGTCAAGCAAAGCAGCCAGTTGCATGACCACAGCCATCACGATGAGAAGTCCAATGGCATACAGAAGAAGAACCCACACGCCAACCTAACACTCGAGGAGAAACTGAACAGGCTCTTCATGTTCCTGGAAGCACAGTTCGGCGAGGAGGCCATAACACCTATCGAGAAGCCAAAGCTAGCGGAATCTGCTACGACCAACGGCGAAACTGCAGAGGCCGAGATGGATGAGATCGCGAAAGAGAAGCAGGAAGCTCAAGAGGTGGCGAGGTTACATGCGGCTGGCGTTCCTGTTCCGGGACTGGAGATCAGAGTTGACCAGCATCGCGCGAAGGTGTGGTTGGAGAAGCTTGAGGTCGAGTGTGCTAATAGTGCGCTGAAGGCGAGGATCAAGGCGGTGGTGGAGAGGGCTGTGGAGGTTGTTGCACCGGTTTGGCAGTGA
- a CDS encoding Alpha-ketoglutarate-dependent 2,4-dichlorophenoxyacetate dioxygenase yields the protein MSLLQYGVVRFPETGLNDAGHVAFAARFGELDDVTVQQASILRAAQLPPAGTSGATEFADSRSAYDDLPQDLKSLRQQKDYVACHSLYHSRKTASPEALPGLKPEDHFMSRHCLVQKHEASGRMNLYMASHVHHIGGLETEESRVLVERLYGLACKGKYVVSIPWDREGDLVVWDNTCVMYRSTGGGLGLRESLLEVCY from the exons ATGAGTCTTCTACAGTATGGCGTAGTCCGTTTCCCGGAAACAGGCCTTAACGATGCAGGACATGTCGCCTTCGCCGCGCGGTTCGGCGAGCTCGATGATGTCACCGTGCAACAAGCTAG CATCCTCCGCGCCGCACAGCTCCCTCCTGCCGGCACAAGCGGCGCAACAGAATTCGCAGATTCCCGCTCTGCATACGACGATCTACCCCAAGACCTCAAATCTCTCCGGCAACAGAAAGACTACGTCGCCTGCCACTCCCTTTACCACTCCCGCAAAACCGCCTCGCCTGAAGCGCTCCCGGGTCTCAAACCTGAGGACCACTTCATGTCCCGTCACTGTCTTGTGCAGAAGCATGAAGCGAGTGGGAGGATGAATTTGTACATGGCAAGTCATGTTCATCATATTGGGGGATTGGAGACGGAGGAGAGTAGGGTGCTTGTGGAGAGGCTTTACGGACTTGCGTGTAAAGGGAAGTATGTGGTGAGTATACCGTGGGATAGGGAGGGAGATCTGGTGGTTTGGGATAATACGTGTGTGATGTATCGGAGTACGGGGGGTGGGTTGGGTTTGAGGGAAAGTTTGTTAGAGGTGTGTTATTGA
- a CDS encoding L-2-hydroxyglutarate dehydrogenase, mitochondrial, with protein sequence MFSRHAFSALSRHARSFSSTSRCDADFTHAVIGAGAVGLSIARRLQQVEGASVVLIEKHDMVGSETSSRNSEVIHAGLYYGTDSLKTRLCIKGKEMMYDYCKKNDVGFTNCGKWIVAQDHVQMGECQKVYDFAKDIGVPIRWVPEDEAKRREPHVRAEAGVLESTTTGIVDSHGFMQALQGDFENFGGTTALVSPVTRIEAPSAGTGDWKIWTASDASEPSPSSPTPQTPEQSPNPEDGTFITAETVINSTGLYACAINNMILPPERHRTPYYAKGSYFTYSKSTPRTSTLIYPAPIPGLGGLGTHLTFDLGGQVRFGPDVEWVDHPHDLAPTPDKRRFEAALETIKKYMPGVDTSAISLGYAGIRPKLGRMSAVASGSTFQDFYIKKEEGYDGFVNLLGIESPGLTSSLAIGEEVYRLLYKAEPLDCR encoded by the exons ATGTTCTCCCGCCACGCCTTCTCGGCACTGAGTCGCCACGCCCGCTCCTTCTCGTCAACGTCCCGATGCGATGCGGACTTCACTCACGCAGTCATCGGCGCTGGTGCTGTGGGACTATCGATAGCCAGAAGACTGCAACAAGTGGAAGGAGCGTCGGTCGTGCTCATCGAAAAGCATGACATGGTCGGCAGCGAGACGAGCAGTCGAAACTCCGAG GTCATCCACGCCGGGCTATACTATGGCACGGACAGTCTCAAGACACGACTATGCATCAAAGGCAAGGAAATGATGTATGATTACTGCAAGAAGAATGACGTGGGCTTCACGAATTGTGGCAAATGGATCGTTGCACAAGACCATGTGCAGATGGGAGAGTGTCAGAAGGTGTATGACTTTGCGAAAGATATCGGTGTCCCGATCCGATGGGTGCCAGAGGATGAAGCGAAGAGAAGGGAGCCACATGTTCGAGCTGAAGCTGGAGTGCTGGAGAGCACGACTACTGGCATCGTTGATTCGCACGGTTTCATGCAAGCATTGCAAGGCGACTTCGAGAATTTCGGAGGCACAACTGCACTGGTGAGCCCGGTCACGAGGATAGAGGCACCTTCCGCTGGCACTGGAGACTGGAAGATCTGGACTGCCAGCGATGCTTCTGAGCCATCACCTTCTTCGCCCACACCTCAGACGCCAGAGCAGAGTCCCAATCCAGAGGATGGCACTTTTATAACAGCAGAAACGGTCATTAACAGTACCGGTCTGTACGCTTGCGCAATCAACAACATGATTCTGCCACCCGAGCGACACCGCACACCGTACTATGCCAAAGGCTCATACTTCACATACTCGAAATCTACCCCACGAACATCCACTCTCATATACCCTGCTCCCATCCCTGGACTCGGTGGCCTTGGTACGCATCTCACGTTCGACTTGGGTGGGCAAGTCCGGTTCGGTCCAGACGTCGAGTGGGTAGACCATCCTCACGACCTGGCGCCCACGCCCGACAAGAGGCGTTTTGAGGCTGCCCTGGAGACTATCAAAAAATATATGCCTGGTGTCGACACGAGTGCTATCTCACTGGGCTATGCTGGAATTAGGCCCAAACTCGGCAGGATGAGTGCCGTGGCAAGCGGCAGCACTTTCCAAGACTTCTACATCAAGAAGGAAGAAGGATACGATGGCTTTGTCAACCTGCTCGGTATCGAGAGTCCAGGTCTGACTAGCAGTTTGGCGATCGGTGAAGAAGTGTATAGACTGCTCTATAAGGCGGAGCCTCTTGACTGCAGGTAA
- a CDS encoding Actin cytoskeleton-regulatory complex protein end3, with product MSSTKRIEEWEVSRYWEIFSTLSNGGTHLDGNQAASVLKNSQLRDDQLERIWDLADVDGDGRLDFEEFCVAMRLIYDLMNGEYMDVPQTLPDWMVPESKAYLVQASRAVSGGGERFVQPDYDDDEDSSGLKDGFDWYMAPTNRSKYEEIYTSSRNPRNGLISFEALSELYDSLDVPDTDVRSAWNLVNPKSEEGINKDACLAFLHILNNRHEGYRIPRSVPPSLRATFEQGKIEYNIDRVNAQQTAADRWGTKRDDNTLSGKKAKFGDSYLSRLGVGERKPKGTDFTSTPRDGEWEEVRLKKQLKDLEEKMAKVEEHAQKRRSRGGRREDSKPALVKRELEQLLDYKRRELRDMENGEGKAKTGQSLKQYQDEISMVKEQVDGLQDHLKRREEVLQGLRDQIEAEKVGR from the coding sequence ATGTCCTCCACCAAGCGAATCGAAGAGTGGGAAGTATCTCGCTACTGGGAGATCTTCTCAACCCTCTCCAACGGCGGTACACATCTCGACGGCAACCAAGCAGCTTCAGTGCTGAAGAACTCTCAACTCCGCGATGACCAGCTCGAACGGATATGGGACCTCGCAGACGTCGACGGCGACGGACGCCTCGACTTCGAGGAGTTCTGCGTAGCAATGCGCCTAATCTACGATCTCATGAACGGCGAATACATGGACGTGCCACAAACTCTCCCCGACTGGATGGTGCCCGAAAGCAAAGCATACCTCGTGCAAGCCTCACGCGCAGTAAGCGGCGGAGGAGAACGATTCGTGCAGCCAGATTACGATGACGATGAGGACTCATCCGGCCTCAAGGACGGATTCGACTGGTACATGGCGCCTACGAACCGCTCAAAATACGAAGAAATCTACACATCCTCCCGCAATCCCCGCAATGGCCTCATCTCCTTCGAAGCATTATCGGAGCTGTACGATTCCCTAGACGTCCCCGACACAGATGTGCGCTCAGCCTGGAACCTCGTGAACCCGAAGAGTGAGGAAGGGATCAACAAAGACGCCTGCCTTGCCTTCCTACATATCCTCAACAACCGCCACGAAGGCTACAGAATACCGCGATCGGTACCACCAAGTTTGCGAGCGACGTTCGAGCAGGGCAAGATAGAGTACAACATCGATCGCGTCAATGCGCAGCAGACAGCAGCAGATCGATGGGGCACGAAGCGGGATGACAATACATTGAGTGGGAAGAAGGCAAAGTTTGGGGATTCATATTTGAGTAGACTGGGCGTAGGGGAGCGGAAACCGAAGGGTACAGACTTTACCTCAACGCCAAGGGACGGTGAGTGGGAAGAGGTGAGGTTAAAGAAGCAGCTGAAGGATTTGGAGGAGAAGATGGCCAAAGTGGAGGAGCACGCGCAGAAAAGACGATCACGCGGAGGCAGGAGGGAGGATTCCAAGCCTGCATTGGTCAAACGGGAACTGGAGCAGTTGCTGGATTACAAGAGGCGGGAGCTTAGGGACATGGAGAACGGAGAGGGCAAGGCGAAGACGGGGCAGAGTCTGAAGCAGTACCAGGACGAGATCTCGATGGTGAAGGAGCAGGTCGATGGGCTGCAGGACCACCTCAAGAGGAGGGAGGAAGTGCTGCAAGGGTTGAGAGACCAGATTGAGGCGGAGAAGGTGGGTAGGTGA
- a CDS encoding Putative ribosome biogenesis protein: MAPSSKAVTMTVASGTISKLDTKQTLKASTALLRKIQTDEASSKETSKANLLEDADGDEPEDETPVWMVLTTKKHIADKKRLKPGKIVLPHPYLDAEQENLKICLITADPQRKYKDLISEPGFPLELGKRIGRVIGMEKLKSKYKSYESKRQLLGEYDVFLADDRVITYLPTVLGKTFYKSGTKRPIPITLEGKRQTVDEQGNKRRRLAEGGSKVTKDEVKPKDAAHEITRTLGCTLVHLAPSTTTAVKVGIASQTPEQIQANVEAVMDAMVERYVPQKWKNIRAVHIKGPDTAALPIYLTDELWADEQDVLEEAPKANVGKKRKRGALTEASENEVLEVPGPDGKMRTLEKPASKKKSLELDVAPKKKRKSEEVDEEAEAKVAEKAEKKARKEALKAQKDSLREDVATESPKSKRKATADPPAPAKKAGKKAKTKA; this comes from the coding sequence ATGGCGCCCTCGAGTAAAGCAGTGACCATGACGGTCGCGTCCGGCACTATATCCAAGCTGGACACCAAGCAGACGCTCAAAGCATCGACTGCACTCTTGCGCAAAATTCAGACCGATGAAGCAAGCTCCAAAGAGACGTCTAAGGCAAATCTGCTCGAGGATGCCGACGGCGACGAGCCCGAGGACGAGACGCCCGTTTGGATGGTCTTGACAACTAAGAAGCACATCGCCGACAAGAAGCGCCTGAAGCCTGGCAAGATCGTGCTGCCACATCCATACCTCGACGCCGAGCAGGAAAATTTGAAGATATGCTTGATCACTGCAGATCCACAGCGCAAGTACAAGGACCTCATCTCCGAGCCTGGGTTTCCCCTGGAGTTGGGAAAGCGCATTGGACGTGTGATTGGCATGGAGAAGCTGAAGAGCAAGTACAAGAGTTATGAGAGCAAGAGGCAGCTTCTGGGCGAATACGATGTCTTCTTGGCCGACGATCGCGTCATCACATACCTGCCTACAGTACTTGGCAAGACGTTCTACAAGTCCGGTACCAAGAGGCCCATCCCTATCACACTTGAGGGCAAGCGACAGACGGTAGACGAGCAGGGCAACAAGAGACGGAGGCTGGCAGAGGGCGGCAGCAAGGTCACCAAAGATGAGGTCAAGCCCAAGGATGCAGCACACGAGATTACGAGGACATTGGGATGTACGCTTGTGCACTTGGCACCCAGCACCACAACCGCAGTCAAGGTTGGTATTGCCAGCCAGACCCCGGAACAAATTCAAGCAAATGTCGAGGCTGTGATGGACGCGATGGTGGAGCGTTACGTGCCGCAGAAGTGGAAGAACATCCGCGCAGTGCACATCAAGGGTCCAGATACTGCTGCGCTACCAATCTACCTCACAGACGAGCTATGGGCCGATGAGCAAGACGTCCTGGAGGAGGCACCAAAGGCGAATGTCGGCAAGAAGAGGAAGCGGGGCGCTCTCACTGAGGCATCAGAGAACGAAGTGCTGGAGGTGCCTGGTCCAGATGGTAAAATGAGGACATTGGAGAAGCCAGCGTCCAAGAAGAAGAGCTTAGAGCTGGATGTCGCACCGAAGAAAAAGCGCAAGAGTGAAGAGGTCGATGAAGAAGCCGAAGCCAAGGTCGCAGAGAAAGCCGAGAAGAAGGCACGGAAAGAAGCACTCAAGGCACAAAAGGACAGCTTAAGGGAAGATGTCGCCACCGAGTCGCCCAAGTCAAAGCGGAAGGCCACTGCAGACCCACCAGCACCTGCGAAGAAGGCTGGAAAGAAGGCGAAGACGAAGGCTTAG
- a CDS encoding Transmembrane protein, which translates to MAAWQHMATAMMADGQQDQSGGTGQGFGRVVLIVTGVFALSAIILTFGSIFLQAKNYRKPLLQRHVIRIVILVPIFSAASWASLTSLRVAFWIDPLRDVYEAFTIYTFFQILVNFLGGERSLIIMMHGRAPVNHLWPVNHLFGKVDISDPHTFLQIKRGILQYAWIKPVLAIVTIACKATGTFREGIIAVNSGYFWTGLIYNVSICWSLYDLALFWVCMSDDLQPFRPMPKFLCIKGIIFASWWQGFLLSILVWIGLIPSLPQGGYTADNLAAAIQDALICFEMPFFAIWHWYAFSWKDYADRTISDARMPIRFALRDAFGPRDLIEDCKETFSGKKYEYRYFDAEDNVMAHEDSSSRQARMAEGMRYERNGRGKYWVPSPTEHRQPLLGRFSNARTMSPGGGKDRSTSRSKDYGTNHEPDEPELDTEEERLYQNARALEFGDWNYPVINTHYATREDRLADPNTISQTTNRRLLQPTSDQRQKRKSRIADIKKNVHQHDRPETSSSGSGEGSSEGGIVSKGKEKLSKAPVVGNLVRSESDDSQASKKSHSSQLVDLVVEDHQAEEVERVRARKEGGPGWNSIEQKHFVKTYPNEQEAEEVRQGFNPDEPERKIQDQNHTLTDPFTEGDGQDEPPMAVSDTPGRDQTGHEQPWEERTYDGSDDAQRKDVPSPDFEDERNAWGGDR; encoded by the exons ATGGCTGCCTGGCAACACATGGCCACTGCCATGATGGCAGACGGCCAGCAGGATCAGAGCGGAGGCACAGGACAAGGCTTTGGTAGGGTGGTGCTGATCGTGACTGGAGTCTTTGCACTCAGCGCCATCATCCTCACCTTTGG ATCGATCTTCCTCCAAGCCAAAAACTACCGCAAACCGCTGCTCCAACGACATGTCATCCGCATCGTCATTCTGGTTCCCatcttctccgccgcctccTGGGCATCCCTCACCTCGCTCCGTGTCGCCTTCTGGATCGATCCTCTCCGCGATGTCTACGAAGCCTTCACTATCTACACCTTCTTTCAGATCCTCGTCAACTTCCTAGGTGGCGAGCGATCTTTGATCATCATGATGCATGGGCGAGCACCGGTCAACCACCTATGGCCGGTGAACCACTTGTTTGGGAAAGTGGACATAAGCGACCCGCACACATTCTTACAGATCAAGAGAGGAATATTGCAATATGCATGGATCAAGCCAGTTCTGGCAATCGTGACGATAGCGTGCAAAGCCACAGGGACGTTCAGGGAGGGAATCATTGCAGTCAATTCAGGATACTTCTGGACGGGCCTGATCTACAACGTCAGCATTTGCTGGTCTCTATATGACCTGGCCTTGTTCTGGGTCTGTATGAGCGACGATCTGCAGCCATTCAGGCCGATGCCCAAATTCTTGTGCATCAAAGGCATAATCTTTGCCTCGTGGTGGCAAGGCTTCTTGCTTTCGATACTGGTCTGGATTGGCTTAATCCCAAGTCTGCCGCAAGGAGGATATACTGCAGACAATCTGGCAGCGGCTATTCAAGATGCGCTCATCTGCTTCGAGATGCCTTTCTTTGCCATTTGGCACTGGTATGCTTTCAGCTGGAAGGACTATGCGGACAGGACTATTAGCGATGCCAGGATGCCGATCAGATTTGCACTAAGAGATGCGTTTGGGCCACGAGATCTTATCGAAGATTGCAAAGAGACCTTCTCTGGCAAGAAGTACGAGTACAGATATTTCGATGCTGAAGACAACGTCATGGCGCATGAAGACTCGTCAAGTAGGCAGGCACGGATGGCGGAGGGCATGCGTTACGAAAGGAATGGCAGAGGAAAGTACTGGGTGCCTTCACCCACAGAGCATAGACAACCACTTCTTGGTCGATTCAGCAACGCAAGAACAATGAGCCCAGGAGGCGGCAAGGACAGATCGACAAGTCGCAGCAAAGACTACGGCACGAATCACGAGCCCGACGAGCCAGAACTTGATACAGAAGAAGAACGCCTTTACCAGAACGCACGTGCTCTTGAGTTTGGTGATTGGAACTACCCTGTCATCAACACGCACTATGCCACACGAGAGGATCGACTAGCCGACCCAAACACCATCTCACAGACAACAAATAGAAGACTGCTGCAGCCCACGTCTGATCAGAGGCAAAAACGGAAGAGCAGAATCGCAGATATCAAGAAAAATGTGCATCAGCACGACCGGCCAGAGACATCCTCTAGTGGCAGTGGCGAAGGCAGTTCTGAAGGTGGCATTGTATCGAAAGGAAAGGAGAAGCTGTCGAAAGCTCCGGTTGTGGGTAACCTCGTCCGCTCTGAATCCGACGATTCGCAAGCCTCAAAGAAGAGCCATAGCTCACAGCTCGTGGATCTGGTCGTCGAAGACCACCAAGCAGAAGAGGTCGAACGTGTCCGAGCCAGAAAGGAGGGTGGACCTGGCTGGAACAGCATCGAGCAGAAGCACTTTGTCAAGACGTACCCCAACGAGCAAGAGGCTGAAGAGGTCCGCCAAGGCTTCAATCCTGATGAACCTGAAAGGAAGATTCAGGATCAGAACCACACACTCACAGACCCTTTCACGGAAGGTGACGGCCAAGATGAACCACCCATGGCCGTATCAGATACCCCTGGTCGTGATCAGACTGGTCATGAGCAACCGTGGGAGGAAAGGACCTACGATGGATCTGACGATGCGCAAAGGAAGGACGTGCCCAGTCCCGACTTTGAGGACGAAAGGAATGCTTGGGGTGGCGATAGGTAG